A region from the Fusibacter sp. A1 genome encodes:
- a CDS encoding stalk domain-containing protein yields the protein MSKRMLLVFLIAIFAILPLSADAYQPITVLIDGQPLVSDVDPQIVNSRTLVPLRAIFEYFGADVMWDGTTKTVTATTSDKTIKLTIDEVTAYVNNKPSLLDVPATIIDSRTMVPLRFISEALGAHVEWQADTRTVLITTKSTKPSGSYEDISLGMSFDEVASVLGDVDRVVESMFGFQWNMFHNDYADFNMIGIRDNRVVAIYSMAGIQIGDKTIKLGDTRELARDTFGSTIDYIIKGSSKYYYNETDIDIFKLSTSYLRVFYDDYEGTTVTSVYLLDQSEETRLRGYYGTPTETLRDSFEKQLFDLANAERKLSGLTPFEWAPELVPIARAHSQDMIDRAFFDHVNPSGLSPHDRLRLSGLDYQTSSENIACGQISAIFAHEDLMNSIGHRKIILGDSQRFAAGVAFGGTYYQYFTENLYTPN from the coding sequence CTGATCGATGGACAGCCGCTCGTTTCAGATGTTGACCCACAAATCGTCAACAGTAGGACACTTGTCCCGCTGAGGGCTATCTTCGAATACTTCGGTGCCGATGTGATGTGGGATGGAACCACAAAAACCGTCACAGCGACCACTTCTGATAAGACCATCAAACTGACCATCGATGAGGTCACCGCTTATGTCAATAATAAGCCAAGCCTGCTTGATGTTCCAGCAACCATCATCGATAGTCGCACCATGGTACCGCTTCGATTCATTTCAGAGGCCCTAGGGGCCCATGTCGAGTGGCAGGCGGATACCCGAACGGTTCTGATCACAACTAAAAGCACCAAGCCATCCGGGTCCTACGAGGATATTTCTCTGGGGATGTCATTTGATGAGGTGGCTTCTGTCTTAGGCGATGTGGACCGAGTGGTGGAGAGCATGTTCGGTTTTCAGTGGAACATGTTTCATAACGACTATGCGGATTTCAACATGATCGGCATACGTGATAACCGGGTTGTCGCGATCTATTCGATGGCCGGGATTCAAATCGGAGACAAGACCATCAAGCTTGGGGATACCCGGGAACTTGCAAGAGACACTTTTGGTTCGACGATCGACTACATCATCAAGGGCTCCAGCAAATACTACTATAACGAGACCGACATCGATATCTTCAAATTGAGCACATCCTATCTGAGAGTCTTTTATGACGACTACGAGGGCACTACCGTCACTTCTGTTTATCTACTGGATCAGTCCGAAGAGACCCGGCTTAGGGGGTATTACGGAACACCGACGGAAACGCTTCGGGATTCATTCGAAAAGCAGCTATTCGATCTTGCAAACGCCGAGAGAAAATTGAGTGGCTTAACCCCCTTTGAATGGGCACCGGAGCTGGTTCCTATCGCAAGGGCCCATAGCCAGGATATGATCGACCGTGCCTTCTTCGACCACGTCAATCCAAGCGGCCTGTCACCACATGACAGACTTAGACTTAGCGGGCTTGATTACCAGACTAGCTCTGAAAACATCGCCTGTGGTCAGATAAGTGCTATTTTCGCACATGAGGACCTGATGAACTCAATCGGTCACCGCAAGATAATCTTAGGTGATTCACAGCGTTTTGCCGCGGGAGTGGCATTCGGAGGCACCTATTATCAGTACTTCACTGAAAATCTATACACTCCCAACTGA
- a CDS encoding aminopeptidase translates to MKNILQRQIDQLEQAQFFLKEDESKVSSLLRTMLAWNVRITQLGIEFTDKPVEDQPVEKMKTLNNALYQEFRPESYETSYANPVHAKKELGELGVALSAMYYKMKSGIGYAYQTRLENIEALNELALAAFEHYESETLTYEVACELLKGDVLEHAKDRFESYVEQVMSTKESHYTRLVEKSDLSTTDYLYAFGDFVSEYEERTARFLSTYPEAKLDEMGKHIVEAYVNGFVRDNKDMSLRNSVRVVGVLGQERLTKSILKYLKTKGLSGFVSELETSAYNKQVAYDHKFDVGLYLDEETVQEQVKAMTEACDCTHDLLADYSGILFVEKFGEVPFSPQPNEARVTLKDNQNALYQKLMGSRRQLIEKHVPEKERSFCIIAFPTPEIGDEFEAIFEDIYQVNKLDSESYERMQHHIISALDQGEFVVVKGKDGNATDIKVAMYPIADKEKQTNFVNCVADVNIPVGEVFTSPVLKGTQGVLHVEDIYLDDFRYHNLKLTFVDGMISDYSCTNFDSEEENRKYIEENLIFPHKSLPIGEFAIGTNTLAYVVAQKYGIQDKLPILIIEKMGPHFAIGDTCFSYAEDHPVYNPMDGKEIIARTNEYSERRHTDMDKAYTNVHTDITLPYDSLEAIYVEVQNAEQIDIIKNGRFVLEGTQDLNLPFED, encoded by the coding sequence ATGAAAAACATATTGCAAAGACAAATCGATCAGCTGGAACAGGCCCAGTTCTTTTTAAAAGAGGATGAAAGCAAGGTTTCCAGCCTGCTTCGCACGATGCTCGCATGGAATGTGAGAATCACACAGCTGGGTATCGAGTTTACCGACAAGCCAGTAGAGGATCAGCCTGTAGAAAAGATGAAAACGCTCAACAATGCGCTTTATCAAGAGTTCAGACCTGAGTCTTACGAGACTTCGTATGCGAATCCTGTTCATGCCAAGAAGGAACTTGGAGAACTGGGTGTGGCCTTATCTGCGATGTACTATAAAATGAAATCGGGAATCGGTTATGCCTATCAAACGAGACTTGAGAACATAGAAGCCTTGAACGAGCTCGCTTTAGCGGCTTTTGAGCACTATGAGTCGGAGACTTTGACCTATGAAGTAGCTTGCGAGCTGCTAAAAGGCGATGTTTTAGAACATGCCAAAGACAGATTTGAAAGCTATGTCGAGCAGGTGATGTCGACAAAAGAAAGTCATTATACAAGATTGGTTGAAAAAAGCGACCTTTCCACTACAGACTACCTCTACGCGTTCGGAGACTTCGTCAGCGAATACGAGGAGCGTACGGCTAGATTTTTAAGCACTTACCCGGAAGCCAAGCTCGATGAAATGGGAAAACACATTGTCGAGGCCTATGTCAACGGCTTCGTTAGGGACAACAAGGACATGTCCCTAAGAAACAGCGTTAGGGTTGTTGGCGTCTTAGGTCAGGAACGATTGACAAAATCCATACTTAAATACTTAAAAACAAAAGGGCTTTCAGGTTTTGTCTCAGAACTGGAAACCAGCGCATACAACAAGCAGGTCGCTTACGACCATAAATTCGATGTGGGCTTGTATCTGGATGAAGAGACTGTACAGGAACAAGTCAAAGCCATGACTGAGGCATGCGACTGCACACATGATCTTTTGGCTGATTATTCGGGAATACTTTTTGTTGAAAAGTTCGGCGAGGTTCCATTCAGCCCACAACCGAATGAGGCAAGAGTCACACTCAAAGACAATCAAAATGCCTTGTATCAGAAGTTGATGGGTTCTAGAAGGCAATTGATTGAAAAACACGTTCCCGAAAAGGAAAGAAGTTTTTGCATCATCGCATTCCCGACACCTGAGATAGGTGATGAGTTTGAGGCGATCTTCGAGGACATCTACCAGGTCAACAAACTAGACAGTGAAAGCTATGAACGCATGCAACACCATATCATCAGCGCCTTGGACCAGGGTGAGTTCGTAGTCGTCAAAGGCAAAGACGGCAATGCGACAGACATCAAGGTAGCCATGTATCCGATCGCAGACAAAGAAAAACAGACGAATTTTGTAAACTGCGTCGCCGATGTGAACATACCGGTAGGTGAGGTGTTTACCTCGCCGGTCTTAAAGGGAACGCAGGGAGTGCTGCATGTCGAGGACATCTACCTTGATGATTTCAGATACCACAACCTAAAGCTGACCTTTGTCGACGGTATGATCTCCGACTATAGCTGTACGAATTTCGACTCAGAAGAGGAAAATAGAAAGTACATCGAAGAAAACCTCATCTTCCCGCATAAATCCTTGCCGATCGGCGAGTTCGCCATCGGAACCAACACCTTAGCCTACGTGGTGGCACAAAAGTACGGCATACAGGACAAGCTGCCGATACTGATCATTGAAAAAATGGGTCCGCATTTTGCTATCGGGGACACCTGCTTCAGTTATGCTGAAGATCATCCTGTATACAATCCGATGGATGGCAAGGAAATTATCGCTAGAACCAACGAGTATTCCGAAAGACGCCACACGGATATGGACAAGGCCTATACGAATGTCCATACGGATATCACGCTTCCATACGATAGCCTCGAAGCGATCTATGTCGAAGTCCAAAACGCAGAGCAAATCGACATCATTAAAAACGGAAGATTTGTACTTGAAGGGACACAGGATTTGAACTTACCATTTGAAGACTAA
- a CDS encoding CTP synthase: MRTKFVFVTGGVVSSLGKGITAASLGQLLKARGLKVSIQKLDPYINVDPGTMSPYQHGEVYVTEDGSETDLDLGHYERFIDINLTKNSNATTGKIYGSVIAKERRGDYLGATVQVIPHITNEIKERIFRAAEDANPDVVIIEIGGTVGDIESLPFLEAIRQVKYDIGKENVMYVHLTLVPYLGKAGELKTKPTQHSVKELREIGIQPDLIVCRTEHDIVREVREKIGLFCNLDADNVIQNLDARSIYEVPLVLEKEGLAEKVCHHLNLTCGEPDLSEWEALVEKELNLTEKVKIALVGKYVELKDAYLSVAESLKHAGLANNVEVEIDWIHAEEINDENAQEMLEGAHGVLVPGGFGDRGVEGKIAAMKYSREHKIPTFGICLGMQVMAIEFARNVLGLTDAHSAELDKTTTNPIVDIMHDQKDLEELGGTMRLGLYPCKVQNGTKAHDAYSHELVYERHRHRYEFNNHYRDMFIENGMVFSGISPDERLIEIIELVDHPWYVAGQFHPEFKSRPLKAHPLFRDFIKAAKAFK; the protein is encoded by the coding sequence ATGCGTACTAAATTTGTTTTCGTTACAGGCGGTGTGGTCTCATCGCTAGGTAAAGGTATCACAGCGGCATCGCTTGGACAGCTACTTAAAGCTAGAGGGCTTAAGGTGTCCATTCAAAAGTTGGATCCGTATATAAACGTCGATCCGGGCACGATGAGCCCTTATCAGCATGGGGAAGTCTATGTGACAGAAGACGGTTCAGAAACCGATTTGGATCTAGGCCATTATGAACGTTTCATCGATATCAACCTGACAAAAAACTCAAATGCCACAACTGGAAAAATCTACGGTTCTGTCATCGCCAAGGAGCGTCGAGGTGACTATCTGGGTGCGACTGTGCAGGTTATCCCGCATATCACCAACGAAATCAAAGAGAGAATCTTCAGAGCAGCTGAAGATGCCAATCCGGATGTCGTCATCATCGAGATCGGTGGTACCGTAGGGGATATCGAGAGTCTGCCTTTCCTTGAAGCGATCAGACAGGTCAAGTACGACATAGGTAAGGAAAACGTGATGTATGTCCACCTGACCCTTGTTCCATACCTTGGAAAAGCAGGTGAGCTTAAGACTAAACCGACGCAACATAGCGTCAAGGAGTTACGAGAAATCGGTATTCAACCTGATTTGATCGTTTGCCGTACAGAGCATGACATCGTACGTGAGGTAAGAGAAAAAATTGGTCTATTCTGCAATTTGGATGCGGATAACGTCATCCAGAACTTAGATGCCCGTTCTATCTATGAAGTGCCGCTAGTACTTGAAAAGGAAGGACTTGCCGAAAAGGTATGCCATCACCTTAATCTGACTTGCGGCGAGCCTGACTTGTCAGAATGGGAGGCTCTTGTAGAAAAAGAGCTCAACTTGACAGAAAAGGTGAAAATAGCTCTAGTAGGTAAATATGTAGAGCTTAAGGATGCTTATCTTTCAGTTGCAGAAAGCTTAAAGCATGCGGGACTAGCAAATAACGTCGAAGTAGAAATCGACTGGATACACGCCGAAGAGATAAACGATGAGAATGCGCAGGAAATGCTTGAAGGAGCGCATGGCGTATTGGTGCCGGGCGGCTTCGGTGACCGCGGAGTTGAAGGTAAAATCGCTGCGATGAAGTATTCCCGCGAACATAAGATCCCAACTTTTGGCATATGTCTTGGAATGCAAGTGATGGCGATCGAGTTTGCAAGAAACGTTCTTGGCCTTACAGATGCCCACTCGGCGGAACTCGACAAGACGACGACGAATCCTATTGTCGATATCATGCATGATCAAAAAGATCTTGAAGAACTTGGCGGTACGATGAGACTTGGACTATACCCTTGTAAGGTTCAAAACGGTACAAAGGCCCATGACGCTTATTCACATGAGCTTGTCTACGAGCGCCACCGTCACCGTTATGAGTTCAACAACCATTACAGAGATATGTTTATTGAAAACGGTATGGTGTTTAGCGGTATCTCACCTGACGAACGTTTGATCGAGATCATCGAACTGGTAGATCATCCGTGGTATGTAGCCGGTCAGTTCCACCCAGAGTTCAAGTCGAGACCATTAAAAGCACATCCGCTGTTCAGAGACTTTATTAAAGCGGCAAAAGCATTCAAATAA
- a CDS encoding OsmC family protein, with amino-acid sequence MARMVVSFPGNKKVNCSVRDFVVATDQPERAGGDDTAPTPFELFLASIATCAGIYAAGFCEKRGLSTEGMSLELDTEKDEETGLIGNVKLVLHTAADFPEKYHKAIINSMDLCAVKKHMQNPPTFEIEVK; translated from the coding sequence ATGGCAAGAATGGTAGTGTCTTTTCCAGGAAACAAAAAAGTAAACTGCTCGGTGAGAGATTTTGTAGTTGCGACCGACCAACCCGAACGCGCTGGTGGCGACGATACGGCGCCAACGCCTTTTGAATTGTTCTTGGCAAGTATCGCGACATGCGCAGGTATTTACGCGGCTGGTTTTTGCGAAAAGAGAGGTTTGTCCACAGAAGGGATGTCTCTCGAGTTGGATACTGAAAAAGATGAGGAGACGGGACTTATCGGTAATGTCAAGCTTGTGCTTCATACGGCTGCGGATTTTCCAGAAAAATACCATAAAGCAATTATAAACTCGATGGATTTATGTGCAGTAAAGAAACATATGCAAAATCCTCCTACGTTTGAAATCGAAGTAAAATAG
- a CDS encoding S41 family peptidase, protein MKKVIILLLAFSMAIMPIYADGVEKFDKGFENLQVMIDYIKANYYQEITDEDLLNAMYKGVMEALDPHSNYFTPSEYDDFYSSMEGSFSGVGISISPKDGYIEVIAPIKGTPGEASGILSGDLIVGVDGVDIKDFSMEKVVSMIRGITGTDVTLTVRRVNVKETFDITITRAVIELNTVEHSEVDGVDIISISSFDQNTAAHLSAVLSEEVFEHGVVIDLRNNPGGLLDQVVRICDYFLPVGDRIVTIDYASSTDYIYNSLSEGYTIPMVVLVNGGSASASEIFAAAMKENDRATVVGTQTYGKGTVQNIVGLPDDSAMKLTIAQYLTPDNVSIHGIGVTPDVVLENQTEYETVLTTFKPMNSLSISRRGSRDIDTYGLQERMRYLGYELTVDGSFGPVTEKLLRTLQEKLAIPVNGLLDVDTKIAIENAVQTEARSKQTDTQLTYAINLLK, encoded by the coding sequence ATGAAAAAAGTAATAATTCTGCTACTTGCATTTTCTATGGCAATCATGCCTATCTATGCGGACGGCGTCGAAAAGTTTGATAAGGGTTTTGAAAACCTTCAAGTGATGATCGACTATATCAAGGCGAACTACTACCAGGAAATCACCGATGAAGATCTTCTAAACGCCATGTACAAAGGTGTAATGGAGGCGCTTGACCCGCACAGCAACTATTTCACTCCAAGTGAGTACGATGACTTCTATTCGAGCATGGAGGGAAGCTTTTCAGGTGTGGGGATTTCCATTTCGCCTAAGGACGGCTACATCGAAGTGATCGCGCCGATCAAAGGAACGCCTGGTGAAGCATCGGGCATCCTATCCGGAGACCTGATTGTCGGTGTGGACGGAGTTGATATCAAGGACTTTTCGATGGAGAAAGTCGTCAGCATGATTAGAGGTATCACGGGCACGGATGTCACCTTGACCGTGAGAAGGGTAAATGTCAAAGAGACCTTCGACATCACCATCACCCGTGCGGTGATCGAACTGAATACCGTCGAGCACAGCGAGGTGGACGGTGTAGATATCATTTCCATCAGCTCATTTGACCAGAACACGGCCGCGCATTTAAGTGCGGTACTCAGTGAAGAGGTCTTTGAACACGGCGTGGTCATCGACCTGAGGAACAATCCAGGCGGGTTGCTTGATCAGGTGGTCAGAATCTGCGATTACTTCTTACCTGTCGGAGACAGGATCGTTACGATCGATTACGCTAGCAGCACCGATTACATCTATAACTCCCTTTCTGAGGGGTATACCATACCTATGGTCGTACTGGTCAACGGCGGAAGCGCGTCGGCATCAGAAATTTTTGCGGCAGCAATGAAGGAAAACGACCGCGCGACAGTCGTCGGAACACAGACCTACGGCAAGGGAACCGTTCAGAACATCGTAGGTCTGCCGGACGATAGCGCGATGAAGCTTACAATCGCACAGTATTTGACGCCAGACAACGTCAGCATCCATGGCATCGGCGTGACACCGGATGTGGTCCTTGAAAACCAGACCGAGTATGAAACCGTGCTTACGACCTTCAAGCCGATGAACTCCTTAAGTATTTCTAGACGCGGTAGCAGAGATATCGATACCTACGGACTCCAGGAGCGAATGAGGTACCTTGGATATGAGCTTACAGTGGACGGATCTTTCGGACCTGTAACGGAGAAGCTGCTTAGAACGCTTCAGGAGAAGCTTGCGATTCCTGTTAACGGTCTATTGGACGTGGATACCAAAATTGCAATAGAAAACGCTGTTCAGACAGAAGCACGATCTAAGCAGACCGATACGCAGCTGACTTATGCCATCAATCTATTGAAGTGA
- a CDS encoding S-layer homology domain-containing protein, whose product MKRTVSILLCLLLLIAPLSFADEYAVFGGIKGDLTLKSGVYYYQEVSFVTGEPVILSGTVTIPTVPDKDTYTLAVKYSLANEAAQATLERTVSFSVVKNSDNSMGQTIIDTTLPVGALKETIVVGTDTYNLTSYQYSKSVISDGHPGISFDSGNIYYKKVFHINGDETNAEAKMTILGESQTDLGYKNQWSTLNTQVMDVNYSYEMIGGESASNWDGKVVLKYSTNKGTEFNYVLNDVQHISFRGGLLKTENSEVVLQYTYDMPGKDSTGARSNVVRSKGEDNFNTYTFETSTRLPVPKYNDLGGHWAQEESFRMGSLEAFDTDTFFFPDTYVTREQFARAIINTIDYMKPETEDQRREAVIRLTRPNAQPLPFDDIKRESLYYIYIERAYNEGLMLGEGNNQFLPTRPLTRAEAVTILIRAIGIQEIAPALPYDTGFNDDYEIPIWSKDAFYMARETGIVKGYPDGTIRPLQLMTRAEAAKMLSDFIDHLREDITVDYKEKLLHQY is encoded by the coding sequence ATGAAACGTACAGTCAGCATATTGCTATGCCTTCTACTACTTATCGCACCGCTCAGCTTTGCGGATGAATACGCGGTATTTGGAGGCATCAAGGGAGATTTGACCTTAAAAAGCGGTGTATACTATTATCAGGAAGTCAGCTTCGTGACCGGTGAGCCTGTGATTCTATCTGGAACAGTGACGATTCCGACTGTTCCGGATAAGGACACCTATACGCTTGCGGTCAAGTACAGCTTGGCCAATGAGGCCGCTCAAGCCACGCTTGAAAGAACAGTCAGCTTCAGCGTGGTTAAAAACAGTGACAACAGCATGGGGCAGACCATCATCGATACCACCCTACCTGTAGGTGCGCTCAAGGAAACAATTGTGGTGGGCACCGATACGTATAACCTGACCAGCTACCAGTATTCAAAATCGGTCATATCCGACGGTCACCCGGGAATCAGCTTTGACTCGGGAAACATCTATTACAAAAAAGTGTTTCATATCAACGGTGATGAAACCAATGCGGAAGCTAAAATGACAATTTTGGGTGAGTCACAGACGGATTTGGGGTATAAGAACCAGTGGTCCACACTGAACACCCAGGTGATGGATGTCAACTATTCCTACGAGATGATCGGCGGCGAATCTGCGAGCAACTGGGACGGCAAAGTGGTGCTCAAATATTCGACGAACAAGGGAACAGAGTTCAATTATGTCTTAAACGATGTTCAGCATATCAGCTTTAGAGGCGGTCTGTTAAAAACCGAAAACTCCGAAGTCGTCCTACAGTACACCTACGACATGCCTGGGAAAGATTCGACGGGCGCTAGGTCGAATGTTGTAAGGAGCAAAGGGGAGGACAATTTCAACACCTATACCTTTGAGACTTCTACGCGGCTTCCGGTACCCAAGTACAACGACTTGGGCGGTCATTGGGCGCAAGAGGAATCCTTTAGAATGGGAAGCCTTGAAGCCTTTGACACGGACACCTTCTTTTTCCCAGACACCTATGTGACAAGAGAACAGTTTGCACGGGCGATCATCAACACGATCGACTACATGAAACCAGAGACAGAGGATCAAAGAAGAGAAGCGGTGATAAGACTTACCCGTCCCAACGCTCAGCCGCTTCCTTTTGACGACATAAAACGGGAAAGCCTTTATTATATCTACATTGAACGCGCTTATAATGAGGGACTCATGCTCGGTGAGGGAAACAATCAGTTCTTGCCTACAAGACCTCTTACAAGAGCCGAGGCGGTCACGATTCTTATTCGTGCGATCGGCATACAGGAAATTGCTCCAGCGCTTCCTTATGATACGGGATTCAACGACGACTATGAGATACCGATATGGTCAAAAGATGCATTTTACATGGCAAGGGAAACTGGAATTGTCAAAGGGTATCCAGACGGGACAATAAGACCGCTTCAACTCATGACGCGTGCGGAAGCCGCGAAGATGTTAAGCGATTTTATCGACCACCTGCGTGAGGATATCACAGTCGACTATAAGGAAAAACTCTTACACCAGTATTGA